Proteins encoded together in one Streptomyces sp. B1I3 window:
- a CDS encoding 3'-5' exonuclease, which translates to MSWHRERLVGFDLETTGTEPLEARIVTAAVVAVESRAGEPVRCGTWLADPGILIPAQASAIHGISSERAAAEGRPVREVADEVAETLVEYWREGVPVVAYNAAFDLTLLSAELRRHGLPSLSERLGRPGIGPVIDPYTIDRAVDRYRRGKRTLEAVCVEYGVVHGGAHDAAADALAAVRVAYAIAERHGSVAALTTAELHERQIGWYAQWAADFQTFLRRKGTADAVIDGRWPLREPAPAQIS; encoded by the coding sequence ATGAGCTGGCACCGGGAGCGTCTGGTCGGCTTCGACCTGGAGACGACGGGCACGGAACCGCTGGAGGCCCGGATCGTCACCGCCGCGGTCGTGGCGGTGGAGAGCCGGGCGGGCGAGCCGGTCCGGTGCGGCACCTGGCTGGCGGATCCGGGCATCCTGATCCCCGCGCAGGCCTCGGCGATCCACGGCATCAGCAGCGAGCGGGCGGCGGCGGAGGGCCGTCCGGTCCGTGAGGTGGCGGACGAGGTCGCCGAGACGCTGGTGGAGTACTGGCGCGAGGGCGTGCCCGTCGTGGCGTACAACGCCGCGTTCGACCTGACCCTGCTCTCCGCGGAGTTGCGGCGCCACGGACTGCCGTCCCTGAGCGAGCGGCTGGGCCGGCCGGGCATCGGTCCGGTCATCGACCCGTACACCATCGACCGGGCGGTCGACCGCTACCGCAGGGGCAAGCGCACCCTCGAGGCGGTCTGCGTCGAGTACGGCGTGGTGCACGGGGGCGCCCACGACGCCGCCGCCGACGCGCTGGCCGCGGTGCGCGTGGCGTACGCGATAGCCGAGCGGCACGGTTCGGTGGCCGCCCTCACCACCGCCGAACTGCACGAGCGCCAGATCGGGTGGTACGCGCAGTGGGCCGCGGACTTCCAGACGTTCCTGCGCCGCAAGGGCACGGCCGACGCGGTGATCGACGGCCGCTGGCCGCTGCGCGAGCCGGCCCCGGCACAGATCTCCTGA
- a CDS encoding SAV2148 family HEPN domain-containing protein, with protein MSSGGFELPPGDAGHEGESTDAPPGAVSLAQPMEIGAELDWGADAWNEVRTRAQRAGRAYIWLNLVEQRLRAVVSAVVRPIYEPVHGEDWVVAAAGPAGQEWVQRAVAVREVSRRKGYLLDPADDNVLSFLTLPQLRELMVQHWACFEPYFDDRREVELALDELEVARNVVSRNRALNEAVLAQAERASARLLEILGGGAAVPSADRLPVDAVEELVGDRYADVVSVHPDRVRLQRQLPAEDLFGGARRLDAIGIGLNLLTQNFSGRRLVRLAESGCRVRLLFINPASSAVKRRERELGLKKGELSRSVEMNILHMRRVRSKLRDPGAFQIQVFDETPRFTAYLVDGDGPDAVGVVQPYLRRARGMEAPVLVLRGGGRAVVRAGQDSEHGLFETYREEFESVWTDSRPVS; from the coding sequence GTGAGCTCGGGAGGGTTCGAGCTGCCCCCAGGTGACGCAGGTCACGAGGGGGAGTCGACCGATGCCCCGCCGGGGGCGGTCTCCCTCGCGCAGCCCATGGAGATCGGCGCGGAGCTGGACTGGGGAGCGGACGCCTGGAACGAGGTGCGCACACGGGCCCAGCGCGCCGGCCGGGCGTACATTTGGCTGAATCTCGTGGAACAGCGGCTGCGCGCCGTGGTCTCCGCGGTGGTCCGGCCGATCTACGAGCCGGTGCACGGCGAGGACTGGGTCGTGGCCGCCGCGGGCCCCGCGGGGCAGGAATGGGTCCAGCGGGCCGTCGCGGTCCGGGAGGTCTCGCGGCGCAAGGGCTATCTGCTCGACCCGGCCGACGACAACGTCCTCAGCTTCCTCACGCTCCCGCAGCTGCGGGAGCTGATGGTCCAGCACTGGGCCTGCTTCGAACCGTATTTCGACGACCGCCGTGAGGTGGAGCTCGCGCTCGACGAGCTGGAGGTGGCGCGCAACGTCGTCTCCCGCAACCGCGCGCTGAACGAGGCGGTCCTCGCACAGGCCGAGCGGGCCTCCGCGCGGCTCCTGGAGATCCTCGGCGGCGGAGCCGCCGTCCCGTCCGCCGACCGTCTGCCCGTGGACGCGGTGGAGGAACTGGTCGGCGACCGGTACGCCGACGTGGTCTCCGTCCACCCCGACCGGGTGCGGCTCCAGCGCCAGCTGCCCGCCGAGGACCTGTTCGGCGGCGCGCGCCGGCTCGACGCGATCGGCATAGGGCTCAATCTGCTCACCCAGAACTTCTCGGGCCGCAGGCTGGTCCGCCTCGCGGAGTCCGGCTGCCGCGTCCGGCTGCTGTTCATCAATCCGGCCAGCAGCGCGGTCAAGCGCAGGGAGCGGGAACTCGGGCTCAAGAAGGGCGAGCTGAGCCGGTCCGTGGAGATGAACATCCTGCACATGCGCCGGGTGCGCTCCAAACTCCGTGACCCGGGCGCCTTCCAGATCCAGGTCTTCGACGAGACGCCACGCTTCACGGCCTACCTGGTGGACGGTGACGGCCCGGACGCGGTGGGGGTCGTGCAGCCCTATCTGCGGCGCGCACGCGGCATGGAGGCACCCGTACTGGTGCTGCGCGGGGGCGGGCGCGCCGTGGTCCGGGCGGGCCAGGACAGCGAGCACGGTCTCTTCGAGACCTACCGCGAGGAGTTCGAGTCGGTGTGGACGGACTCCCGGCCCGTCTCCTGA